In candidate division WOR-3 bacterium, a single genomic region encodes these proteins:
- the cas2 gene encoding CRISPR-associated endonuclease Cas2, translated as MKVILIYDISLLEREDQRRLTRVMKIARKYLHHVQKSVFEGELTEGKLRKLEYEILNEVDRRRDSVIIYTFPESVNFQRRILTDIEDPTTNII; from the coding sequence ATGAAGGTTATTTTGATTTATGATATTTCACTTTTAGAGAGGGAGGATCAAAGAAGGTTAACGAGGGTTATGAAGATAGCAAGAAAATATCTCCATCATGTTCAAAAATCTGTATTTGAAGGTGAACTTACTGAGGGTAAATTAAGGAAACTTGAGTATGAAATATTGAATGAGGTTGATAGAAGAAGGGATAGTGTAATAATATATACATTTCCAGAGAGTGTAAATTTTCAAAGAAGAATTTTAACTGATATTGAAGACCCCACGACTAATATAATATAA
- the cas1b gene encoding type I-B CRISPR-associated endonuclease Cas1b, protein MARNYYIFKSGRIKRSQNTIFIETEDGRKILPINDIDQIFIFGEMDLNTSFINFISQNGIVVHFFNYYGYYTGSFVPREENISGDLIVKQVEHYLDKDKRLEIAKFFVESASHNMKRNIEKRGGFEEEIEKIKEYAKEIENVEEINSLMSIEAHIRKIYYECIEKITSWEFEARSIRPPQNPLNALISFGNSLVYAQILKHIYETPLNPAISYLHEPSERRYSLALDIAEIFKPILSDRLILKLIDLKILSEEDFERSLEFAYLKEEGRKIFVKFFDEMLEDTVLHRKLKRKVKYKTLITLELYKLIKHLLGEKKYNPLKVWW, encoded by the coding sequence GTGGCAAGAAATTATTACATATTTAAAAGTGGAAGAATAAAAAGGAGTCAGAACACAATATTTATAGAAACAGAAGATGGAAGGAAAATTTTACCTATAAATGATATAGACCAGATTTTTATTTTTGGAGAAATGGATTTAAATACTTCTTTCATAAATTTTATTTCTCAAAATGGGATTGTTGTTCACTTTTTTAATTATTATGGATATTATACGGGGAGTTTTGTGCCAAGAGAAGAAAACATTTCCGGTGACCTTATTGTAAAGCAGGTTGAACATTATTTAGATAAAGATAAAAGGCTTGAGATTGCAAAATTTTTTGTTGAATCAGCATCTCATAATATGAAAAGAAACATAGAAAAAAGAGGAGGTTTTGAGGAAGAGATAGAGAAAATAAAAGAGTATGCAAAAGAAATAGAAAATGTGGAAGAAATAAATTCTTTAATGAGTATAGAGGCTCATATAAGGAAGATTTATTATGAGTGCATTGAAAAAATAACAAGTTGGGAATTTGAGGCAAGAAGTATAAGACCGCCACAAAATCCTTTAAATGCTCTTATTTCCTTTGGTAATTCTCTTGTTTATGCCCAAATTTTAAAACATATATATGAAACTCCATTAAATCCAGCAATAAGTTATTTACATGAGCCATCAGAAAGAAGGTATTCCCTTGCTCTTGATATTGCTGAAATATTTAAACCAATTTTATCCGACAGGTTAATTTTAAAATTAATTGATTTAAAAATATTGAGTGAAGAGGATTTTGAAAGGTCTCTTGAATTTGCCTATTTAAAAGAAGAAGGGAGAAAAATATTTGTTAAATTTTTTGATGAGATGCTTGAAGATACCGTCCTTCATAGAAAATTAAAAAGGAAAGTAAAATATAAAACATTAATAACTCTTGAGCTTTATAAACTTATAAAACATTTATTAGGGGAAAAGAAGTATAATCCGTTAAAGGTATGGTGGTGA
- the cas3 gene encoding CRISPR-associated helicase Cas3' — MEIWAKSEGIRLSTHIKDILEVFERIKDKINDELHLPIKLGIFYHDLGKVLPKFQIEIVENKNYEPFDILHDFPHSLFSIFWIDMKKFKEKLGNDKLVEMIISSVAYHHWRDYFDDYVAGKKDLKNFGEFVLKIKNKLEENLQNEINSLTDCEVKNFIETVNLNEKLLKEIKEGVKLYNIAIPPYKFDYEPLRESIAQSIEDTKKWILISGFLQRCDHFASWCEEENESFDKVEIECVNISDVKNNIKNEITQKTGISDEEQIWQFSKVKDYINKDLILIAPTGYGKTEYAFLWSADKKFIYTLPLRSAVNQIYDRSLKIFGNDKVGLLHSDADVYLIEKWGDVGDNIKLYELSKNLSFPVIISTGDQFFPYALKPPGYEKIFSLFSYSNLVIDEIQAYDPKACAIIVKFIEWVKTMGGNFLLMTATMPEFVKKVLEEKDIQYEEINIYEEEKQRFEEIVKHKIKIEFIENKKKEFKIPDDLLNKAIEEAKSGKRVLFILNTVKHAQEVYEKIKDKNTSIEVFLLHSKFTFEDRKNKEKETISKKFKNPKPDDEKEGKILIATQVVEASLDIDADILFTEICPLDALVQRMGRILRRIGPNFKFESGDDKKRLYKDNQDRTYEVDFSEPNVYVLIFKDGLESGDGRVYQKELLKLSIAWLWKKSKKDIKEIDFKENEKKEFFEREFKEIFSECSQKPSKGKRKKDGDKEDDWMKNLNIQEFEISEYEKYKIVSLFYKSLPEDGSYLSQFYRTLEVLSAGYMSNKKTEAEEIFREIYDIQIIPEELIPEGKLNESKKEKKNFVDEFIKDVKKFDYDKKNFTDFKKEILSRYVISVPYFNISEKNWVFYKVQENLSDKEKLIKLKRWLSRIFISKEHKYDEEKGIIKIGKSEELSII; from the coding sequence ATGGAAATATGGGCTAAATCCGAAGGAATAAGGTTAAGCACACATATTAAAGATATATTAGAAGTTTTTGAAAGAATAAAAGATAAAATAAATGATGAACTTCACCTTCCTATAAAACTTGGAATTTTTTATCACGATTTAGGTAAAGTTTTGCCGAAATTTCAAATTGAAATTGTTGAGAATAAAAATTACGAACCTTTTGATATTCTTCACGATTTTCCTCATTCACTGTTTTCAATTTTTTGGATTGATATGAAAAAGTTTAAAGAAAAATTAGGAAACGATAAATTAGTAGAAATGATAATCTCTTCCGTTGCTTATCATCACTGGAGGGATTATTTTGATGATTATGTTGCCGGGAAGAAAGACCTAAAAAATTTTGGTGAATTTGTTCTTAAAATAAAGAATAAGTTAGAAGAGAATCTCCAGAATGAAATCAATTCCTTAACAGATTGTGAAGTAAAAAATTTTATTGAAACTGTAAATCTAAATGAAAAACTCCTTAAAGAAATAAAAGAGGGTGTGAAATTGTATAATATTGCTATCCCCCCATATAAATTTGATTACGAACCATTGAGAGAGAGTATTGCCCAAAGCATTGAAGATACTAAGAAATGGATTTTAATCTCTGGATTTTTACAAAGATGTGATCACTTTGCCTCCTGGTGTGAAGAGGAAAATGAGAGTTTTGATAAAGTTGAAATTGAATGTGTGAACATTAGTGATGTAAAAAATAATATAAAAAATGAAATAACACAAAAGACTGGGATAAGTGATGAAGAACAAATCTGGCAATTTTCCAAAGTTAAAGATTATATAAATAAAGATTTAATCCTTATAGCACCTACTGGATATGGAAAAACGGAATACGCCTTTTTATGGTCTGCTGATAAAAAATTTATTTATACTTTACCACTTCGTTCTGCTGTAAATCAAATTTATGATAGATCCTTAAAAATCTTTGGGAATGATAAAGTTGGATTGTTACACTCAGATGCGGATGTTTATTTAATTGAAAAATGGGGTGATGTCGGGGATAATATTAAACTTTATGAATTATCAAAAAATCTCTCATTTCCTGTAATAATTTCAACGGGTGATCAATTTTTCCCTTATGCCTTAAAACCACCAGGATATGAAAAAATTTTTTCACTTTTTTCTTATTCAAATCTTGTAATTGATGAAATTCAAGCATATGATCCAAAAGCATGTGCTATTATTGTTAAATTTATTGAGTGGGTTAAAACTATGGGTGGAAACTTTTTACTCATGACAGCCACAATGCCTGAATTTGTCAAAAAAGTATTAGAAGAAAAAGATATTCAATATGAAGAAATAAATATCTATGAAGAGGAAAAACAAAGATTTGAAGAAATTGTTAAGCATAAAATTAAAATTGAGTTTATTGAAAATAAAAAAAAGGAATTTAAAATACCGGATGACCTATTAAATAAAGCAATTGAAGAGGCTAAAAGTGGTAAAAGGGTTCTTTTTATATTAAATACTGTAAAACACGCCCAAGAAGTTTATGAAAAGATTAAAGATAAAAATACATCTATTGAAGTGTTCCTTCTTCATTCAAAATTTACATTTGAAGATAGAAAAAATAAAGAGAAAGAAACAATCAGTAAAAAATTTAAAAATCCAAAACCTGATGATGAAAAAGAAGGCAAAATTCTTATAGCAACTCAGGTAGTTGAAGCATCTTTAGATATAGATGCAGATATTTTATTTACTGAGATTTGTCCTCTTGATGCTCTTGTTCAAAGAATGGGAAGAATTTTAAGAAGAATTGGTCCTAATTTTAAGTTTGAGAGTGGGGATGATAAAAAAAGATTGTATAAAGATAATCAGGACAGAACCTATGAAGTAGATTTTTCAGAACCTAATGTGTATGTTCTTATATTTAAAGATGGGCTTGAATCTGGTGATGGCAGAGTATATCAAAAAGAACTTTTAAAATTATCCATTGCATGGCTTTGGAAGAAATCAAAAAAGGATATCAAAGAGATTGATTTTAAAGAAAATGAAAAGAAAGAGTTTTTTGAAAGAGAATTTAAAGAGATTTTCAGTGAATGTTCTCAAAAACCCTCTAAAGGAAAAAGGAAGAAAGATGGTGATAAGGAAGATGATTGGATGAAAAATTTAAATATTCAAGAATTTGAAATAAGTGAATATGAAAAATATAAAATCGTTAGTTTATTTTACAAATCACTTCCAGAAGATGGTTCTTATTTAAGCCAATTTTATAGAACCCTTGAAGTTCTCTCTGCAGGTTATATGTCAAATAAGAAAACAGAAGCAGAAGAAATTTTCAGGGAAATTTATGATATACAGATAATTCCAGAAGAACTAATTCCAGAAGGGAAACTAAACGAGTCTAAAAAGGAGAAAAAGAATTTTGTAGATGAATTTATAAAAGATGTTAAAAAATTTGATTATGACAAAAAAAATTTTACAGATTTTAAGAAAGAAATTTTATCAAGGTATGTTATATCTGTGCCATATTTCAATATAAGCGAAAAGAATTGGGTATTTTACAAAGTTCAAGAAAATTTAAGTGATAAGGAAAAGTTAATTAAGTTGAAAAGATGGCTATCCAGGATTTTTATTTCTAAAGAACATAAATATGATGAAGAAAAAGGTATTATTAAAATAGGTAAATCAGAGGAACTGTCTATAATATGA
- the cas5b gene encoding type I-B CRISPR-associated protein Cas5b, protein MEVLKLKIYQPHAHYRIPFTYQRRHTYPIPPYSTVIGLLCNILGIRNIEGKEEPCMNQNCSCDYHKLKNIKISICGKFESKTTEYIWFRNLSEKSHNDRFGFPENRNIFGYAEHPGGQMPVLIDILNDVDLWIYFYHEDQNFLEKIKNSFENPQDRIYPLHLGRAEDWIVIQEIKFVDKFVDLEEINYGGDFKKFFWIPKNSFLPDGSNFDFEKFGGLLYKIPTFYRLLNGRRDFIYVDAKLNDGEIVISKSDTKIFYDKNEKIPLFFANL, encoded by the coding sequence ATGGAAGTTCTAAAACTTAAAATCTATCAACCACATGCTCATTATAGAATTCCCTTTACTTATCAAAGAAGGCACACTTACCCCATACCACCATATTCCACTGTTATCGGTCTTTTATGTAATATCTTAGGAATAAGAAATATTGAAGGAAAAGAAGAGCCATGTATGAATCAAAATTGTTCTTGCGATTACCACAAACTTAAAAACATAAAAATCTCAATATGTGGGAAATTTGAAAGCAAAACAACTGAATATATTTGGTTTAGAAACTTATCAGAAAAAAGTCATAACGATAGATTTGGTTTTCCAGAAAATAGAAATATCTTTGGGTATGCTGAACATCCCGGCGGTCAGATGCCTGTTTTAATAGATATTTTAAATGATGTAGACCTTTGGATTTATTTTTATCATGAAGATCAAAATTTTTTAGAAAAGATAAAAAATTCTTTTGAAAATCCTCAAGATAGAATTTATCCTCTTCATCTTGGAAGAGCAGAGGACTGGATTGTGATTCAAGAAATTAAATTTGTTGATAAATTTGTTGATTTGGAAGAAATAAACTATGGTGGTGATTTTAAAAAGTTTTTCTGGATACCTAAAAATTCTTTTCTTCCTGATGGCTCCAATTTTGATTTTGAGAAATTCGGTGGTCTTTTATATAAAATTCCAACCTTTTATAGGCTTTTAAATGGCAGAAGAGATTTTATCTATGTAGATGCAAAATTAAATGATGGTGAAATTGTGATTTCCAAATCTGATACAAAAATTTTTTATGATAAAAATGAAAAAATTCCTTTATTTTTTGCTAATCTATAA
- a CDS encoding nucleotidyl transferase AbiEii/AbiGii toxin family protein, translating into MELKKKKLLKEHKKAIEKIGNMLKEGDFYLAGGTGVYYYLQHRHSVDLDFFTDKVIDFREFRSYFKPEEIKLLTKDTIHAKVENINLSFFQYPYLLLNPLNNLEMIKIASLEDILCMKVNNIISRGSRKDFVDVYFIIKALKVKSDKVINLFKKKFGAYDELVIKKSLTYFEDAKKNLNFL; encoded by the coding sequence ATGGAATTAAAGAAGAAGAAACTGCTTAAAGAACATAAGAAAGCAATAGAAAAAATTGGAAATATGCTTAAAGAAGGTGATTTTTATCTTGCCGGTGGAACAGGAGTTTATTATTATCTTCAACACAGGCATTCTGTTGACCTTGATTTTTTTACAGATAAAGTAATTGATTTTAGGGAATTTCGCTCCTATTTTAAACCGGAAGAAATAAAATTGCTAACAAAAGACACAATACACGCAAAAGTAGAAAATATAAATCTCTCCTTTTTTCAATATCCATATCTTTTGTTAAACCCGCTAAATAATTTAGAAATGATTAAAATTGCAAGTCTGGAAGATATTTTATGTATGAAAGTGAATAATATAATTTCCAGAGGAAGTAGGAAAGATTTTGTAGATGTGTATTTTATTATAAAAGCATTAAAAGTAAAAAGCGATAAGGTGATTAATCTTTTTAAAAAGAAATTCGGTGCATATGATGAGTTAGTTATAAAAAAATCTCTTACATATTTTGAGGATGCTAAAAAGAACCTGAATTTCCTATGA
- the cas4 gene encoding CRISPR-associated protein Cas4, which translates to MLDLIEEKITGTQVAYYIVCKRKLWLFSHQIEMEEFSDYVLIGKIISEESFKREKFKEVSFGDTLKIDFLKVKDEIIVHEVKKSRRLEEAHIWQVKFYIYSLKKMRVNSKRGIIHYPKLMRKIDVELNEDDEREIETAISEIKKIKNLKNPPEVINKPYCKRCAYYNFCFI; encoded by the coding sequence ATGCTTGATTTAATTGAAGAGAAAATCACAGGTACGCAAGTTGCTTATTACATTGTATGTAAAAGAAAATTATGGCTATTTTCTCATCAGATAGAAATGGAAGAATTTTCCGATTATGTTTTAATAGGAAAAATTATTAGTGAAGAGAGTTTTAAAAGGGAAAAGTTTAAGGAAGTCTCTTTTGGTGATACTTTAAAAATTGATTTTTTAAAAGTTAAAGATGAAATAATTGTTCACGAGGTTAAAAAATCAAGAAGACTTGAAGAAGCCCATATCTGGCAGGTTAAATTTTATATATATTCCCTTAAGAAAATGAGAGTAAATTCAAAAAGAGGAATAATTCATTATCCTAAACTTATGAGAAAAATAGATGTTGAACTGAATGAAGATGACGAAAGGGAAATAGAGACAGCGATTTCAGAAATTAAAAAAATAAAGAATTTAAAAAATCCACCAGAAGTGATAAATAAGCCCTATTGTAAAAGATGTGCTTATTATAATTTTTGTTTTATATAG
- the cas7i gene encoding type I-B CRISPR-associated protein Cas7/Cst2/DevR, with protein sequence MKHITITMIFEASALNRDEKIAENVLSIKKLQRGNRTVSFIGKTAIRHYLFATLQKAFNWKPAKVTGQGKVVQFDITQDDIISSPELDAFGYMYTIGGQASITRKAPVGITKAIGLDPYNGDMAFYANHDLVNRGIKQGLNVTPNPYNKEEHVSFYKVSFTIDTDILGRDEWIGEDLSYKDGKLYITIQKPHFAILKDVERKEDEEGNIYYEIDEHPIYVEGRVVRVAKNLMEYPKEKGKKAKETTEESKVIQFKTEYLKEEKKGEEEKKRGQKKPNIKVQEYEEEGDFYKFIVSKEPEYNESEKTLKIELGLQKILENVEERKKGCEYIIKEKKNEKEFEHKIKVEKVGNKVKVIFEINPEAKKERIENILECIKDGLKSQSSNEENTIIPLFLVAAYVKVPVPVFHPYIEIRYCEDKYEVIGIRDGVKNSWVEKFFIMDTERIKLPNKESLKNEFKNKWIEEWNEFLKGISQNGSSKT encoded by the coding sequence ATGAAACATATAACTATAACAATGATTTTTGAAGCATCAGCTCTCAACAGAGATGAAAAAATTGCGGAAAATGTTCTTTCAATTAAAAAACTTCAAAGAGGAAATAGAACGGTAAGTTTTATTGGGAAAACAGCAATAAGACACTATTTATTTGCAACCCTTCAAAAAGCATTTAATTGGAAACCTGCCAAAGTAACAGGTCAGGGAAAGGTTGTTCAATTTGACATTACCCAAGATGACATCATCTCAAGTCCTGAACTTGACGCTTTTGGTTATATGTACACTATTGGTGGTCAAGCTTCTATTACACGAAAGGCACCTGTTGGAATTACAAAAGCTATCGGCTTAGATCCATATAACGGCGATATGGCGTTCTATGCAAATCATGATTTAGTAAATAGAGGTATAAAGCAGGGCCTTAATGTTACTCCAAATCCGTATAATAAGGAAGAACATGTCTCATTTTATAAGGTGAGTTTTACAATTGATACTGATATTTTAGGGAGAGATGAATGGATTGGAGAAGATTTGAGTTATAAAGATGGAAAGTTATATATTACTATCCAAAAACCTCACTTTGCTATTTTAAAAGATGTTGAGAGAAAGGAGGATGAAGAGGGAAACATCTATTATGAAATTGATGAGCACCCTATTTATGTTGAAGGAAGGGTTGTTAGAGTGGCAAAAAATTTGATGGAATACCCGAAAGAAAAAGGGAAAAAAGCCAAGGAAACAACGGAAGAAAGTAAAGTTATTCAATTTAAAACAGAATATTTAAAAGAGGAAAAGAAAGGAGAAGAAGAAAAAAAGAGGGGTCAAAAGAAGCCTAACATAAAAGTTCAAGAATATGAGGAAGAAGGAGATTTTTATAAATTTATTGTTTCAAAGGAACCAGAGTATAATGAGTCAGAGAAAACTTTAAAAATTGAATTAGGTTTACAAAAAATATTGGAAAATGTGGAAGAGAGAAAAAAGGGATGTGAATACATAATAAAAGAAAAGAAAAACGAAAAAGAGTTTGAACATAAAATTAAAGTGGAAAAAGTTGGAAATAAGGTAAAGGTAATATTTGAAATAAATCCTGAAGCAAAAAAGGAAAGAATAGAAAATATCTTAGAATGTATCAAAGATGGTCTAAAATCTCAATCAAGCAATGAAGAAAATACAATAATTCCTCTATTTTTAGTTGCTGCATATGTTAAAGTTCCTGTTCCTGTATTCCATCCTTATATAGAAATACGTTATTGTGAAGATAAATATGAAGTAATAGGAATTAGAGACGGTGTAAAAAATAGTTGGGTGGAAAAATTTTTCATAATGGATACAGAAAGAATAAAGCTTCCAAATAAAGAAAGTTTAAAAAATGAATTTAAAAATAAGTGGATTGAGGAATGGAATGAATTTTTGAAGGGGATATCTCAAAATGGAAGTTCTAAAACTTAA